Within the bacterium genome, the region GATCGTCCTTCAAAACGCTGGTGCCACCGGAGACGCGAAGGATGATCGGCACGTCGCGGTTCGCGTCCACCTGATGACGCAGGATGCCGCGCGTCAGCATGAGCGCATCGGCGTACGCGACAAGCGGCTCGATCGTCTTGCCCGGGTTCTTAAGGCCGGTCGTCGGCCCCTGAAAATATCCGTGGTCGATCGCGAGCATCACCGATTTGCCCGTGTCGGGTTTGACGATGCGCGCGAGGCGGTTTTGCTTACCCCAGTCCATGTCCGCTCCCCGGGGCGCCGCGCGGCGCCCGACTGATGCGTTGATTTGCGGTTTCCCATACCACACGCGACGCGCTTTTTCCACGCGCGCGCGCCGGCGCGGGTACGCGGCCTTGACCGTACGCGGCGCGGTTTGCATGATCGCGCGGCCTGGACCCTGGGAGCGCCGTACCCCGGTTCGGCACGCATCCCGAATAAAAAAAAGGAAAACCATGTCAGGACCCGGACCCCAGGGCGCGTCGCCTCACGACAATCAGGACGCGCGCATCGCCGACACGCTTCGCAACGTCCGATACAAGCTGCTCGTCATGAGCGGCAAGGGCGGCGTCGGCAAGAGCACCGTCGCTGTCAATCTCGCCGTGGCGCTCGCGCGCGACGGCTTTGGCGTCGGCCTTCTCGACATCGACCTTCACGGCCCCAGCGTGCCGTACATGCTCGGCGTTCAGTCGATGCACCTCAAGCAGGAGGGCGACAAGCTGCTGCCGATCGAATACCTCGAAAACCTGAAGGTGCTTTCGATCGCGAACCTGCTCGACATGGAGGATCGCGCCGTCATCTGGCGCGGGCCGATGAAGATCGGCGCGATCCGGCAGTTCCTGGCCGACGTGAAGTGGGGCGAACTCGACTACATGATCATTGACGTGCCGCCGGGAACCGGCGACGAACCGCTGACCGCCGCGCAGACGTTCACGGGCGTCCAGGCGATCGTCGTGACGACGCCGCAGGACGTGGCGCTCGCCGACGTGCGCAAGTCGCTGGCGTTTTGCCGCAAGGTGGAAATGCCGATCCTCGGCGTCGTCGAGAATATGAGCGGCTACGACTGCCCCCAATGCGGCCACCATGCCGACCTGTTCAGCACGGGCGGCGGCGAAAGGCTCGCGGCGCGGGAGGGCATCGAATTTCTCGGCCGCCTGCCCCTTGACCCGGAGGTCGTGCGTTCGGGCGATCTCGGCCGGCCGTATCTGGCCGCGACGGACGCGACACCCGCCGCTCGCGCGTTTCGCGACATCGCGCGCCGCGTCGAGGACATCACGGCGAAACAGACGCCTAAGCTTCCCGGCGTGACGCGCGTGGCGTTTGTTTCGAAGAAAAACGGGGATGCCTAGAGGGACGCTCCCGTGCCCGCGCCCGTGCCCTGACGACCGCGGTTCGGAAATCGGTTTATTCGCGGATCCGCGCGAACAAAATTGTGACGCGTTCCTCATTCCCTAATCCCGAATCCCCATTTCCGACTTCGTTACGGGCTGATTGACATTTTCGACCGCATCGCGCAGACTTACGCGTCCTCAATGGACCATCCGCCCGCGAATTCCCGCGACGGCGAGCGGCCCCACGGGCCCGCGATATCATCTCCCGAACGATTCTGTTGCAGGCCAACCACGCCCACAAACAGGGCGCGGGGGAACCTGAAAGGTTTGTATGAATTTTGAAGAACTTGGGCTGACCGCCCCATTGGTGCGGGCCGTCCACAAGCAGGGGTATGTAAGCCCCACGCCGATCCAGAAACTCGCCGTCCCGCACGCGCTGGCCGGACGCGACGTGCTCGCCTGCGCCCAGACGGGCACCGGCAAGACGGCCGCGTTCGCGTTGCCGATCCTCCAGCTTCTGCACACCGCGACGCACCGCGCCGGCCGCCGCGCCCCGCGCGTGCTCGTCCTCGCGCCCACGCGCGAATTGGCCGCCCAGATCGGCGAGAGCTTTCGCGAATACGGGGCGCACACCGGCCTTTCGCACACCGTCATCTTCGGCGGCGTTTCGCAACAGGCGCAGGTGCGCGCGCTGCAAAACGGCGTGGATATCCTCGTCGCCACGCCCGGCCGTCTGCTCGACCTGATGAATCAGCGCCTCGCCGATCTTCGCGCGATCGAATTTTTCGTGCTCGACGAGGCCGACCGCATGCTCGACATGGGCTTCATCAACGACATCCGCCGCGTCGTGAAGGCGCTGCCGGTCAAGCGCCAGACGATGCTGTTTTCCGCCACCCTGCCCCCCGCCATCCGCGAGCTGGCCGGCGGCATTCTGATCGACCCCGTCTCCGTCGCGGCGACGCCTTCGGCCACCACGGTCGAGAGCATCGACCAGGCGGTGTACTTCGTCGAAAAGCCGGACAAGCCCCAGCTCCTCGCGCAAATCCTCGCGCGCCCGGACGTGACGCGCGCCATCGTCTTCACGCGCACCAAGCACGGAGCGGACGCCGTCGTTCGCAAGCTTTCGCGCGCGAGGATCGCTTCCGCCGCGATCCACGGCAACAAGTCGCAGAACAACCGCGTGCGTACCATCGAGGCGTTCAAGTACGGCAAGCCGTACGTGCTCGTGGCGACCGATATCGCCAGTCGCGGCCTGGATATC harbors:
- a CDS encoding DEAD/DEAH box helicase, with amino-acid sequence MNFEELGLTAPLVRAVHKQGYVSPTPIQKLAVPHALAGRDVLACAQTGTGKTAAFALPILQLLHTATHRAGRRAPRVLVLAPTRELAAQIGESFREYGAHTGLSHTVIFGGVSQQAQVRALQNGVDILVATPGRLLDLMNQRLADLRAIEFFVLDEADRMLDMGFINDIRRVVKALPVKRQTMLFSATLPPAIRELAGGILIDPVSVAATPSATTVESIDQAVYFVEKPDKPQLLAQILARPDVTRAIVFTRTKHGADAVVRKLSRARIASAAIHGNKSQNNRVRTIEAFKYGKPYVLVATDIASRGLDIDQVSHVVNFDLPHEPEAYVHRIGRTGRAGESGIAISFCAAEERSDLAAIERLIRRELTVEKNHEFHSDAAPAKPAPKQARGPKSPRP
- a CDS encoding Mrp/NBP35 family ATP-binding protein, with the translated sequence MSGPGPQGASPHDNQDARIADTLRNVRYKLLVMSGKGGVGKSTVAVNLAVALARDGFGVGLLDIDLHGPSVPYMLGVQSMHLKQEGDKLLPIEYLENLKVLSIANLLDMEDRAVIWRGPMKIGAIRQFLADVKWGELDYMIIDVPPGTGDEPLTAAQTFTGVQAIVVTTPQDVALADVRKSLAFCRKVEMPILGVVENMSGYDCPQCGHHADLFSTGGGERLAAREGIEFLGRLPLDPEVVRSGDLGRPYLAATDATPAARAFRDIARRVEDITAKQTPKLPGVTRVAFVSKKNGDA